The following proteins are encoded in a genomic region of Asterias amurensis chromosome 5, ASM3211899v1:
- the LOC139937103 gene encoding F-box/LRR-repeat protein 17-like, with amino-acid sequence MEDDRSTDSDEEGERTMLINPDQRRDQDETDTGCCVLSNRDEHQPGSSGVPQEPKGVDSTVSRISSPKAEQPDSSKKNTCKAKWSFKQRSCMKTSEKRSLSSSQENLSSDLPRKNVKSCHKFMKYLFPSSCEAKRRERERLLGHPEDQVDNDGSRGDDDEPSTSFDMSSRTYGSVSATKHETLPGSSSQVSKEFEKCKQCSCVDGDSPVPCGHFNLLPPQVITHIFSFLTVRELICTAALVCTHWWRMSQASCLWLEIRLCDHNASVTDEVLISVGSRHRSVRLLNLSDCLKITNNGLSRALSYCGVLRELYLIRCSQLTEGAFLSVAKHCLNLIHLDLSSCTGLTDQSLKSIAEQCPRLQKLRLKQCPHISDLSLQVVASSCRRLKVLTLTDNDKITDVTLESLATHTHNLEILCLQNCGIHPPGVMQISKLQHLKKLDLSNLSTLTPEAVKLVAKHCTLLDTLNLSLSKEVSDDSVSCVAVSCKRLSVLFLISCSITDRALFSIGENSLQLEHLDISWCSYITGKGAAFVSSRCPRLKYLGLIRCNKVSDNVVEGLVNDHPGIHYSTFLLDSKRLIDKAREQGFVTLE; translated from the exons ATGGAGGATGACCGTTCAACAGACTCTGATGAAGAAGGCGAGAGAACAATGCTGATAAACCCAGACCAAAGGAGAGACCAAGATGAAACTGACACTGGGTGCTGTGTACTGTCAAATAGAGACGAGCATCAGCCGGGTAGCAGTGGTGTCCCGCAAGAACCAAAAGGGGTTGACTCAACGGTCTCTCGCATAAGTTCGCCAAAGGCAGAGCAGCCAGATTcgtcaaagaaaaacacatgCAAAGCCAAGTGGTCGTTCAAGCAACGCTCATGCATGAAGACCTCTGAGAAACGTTCGCTCTCCAGCTCCCAGGAAAATCTTTCAAGCGACCTACCCAGAAAGAATGTTAAGAGTTGCCATAAATTCATGAAGTATCTTTTTCCGTCGTCGTGTGAAGCGAAGAGGAGAGAGCGAGAAAGGTTACTAGGTCATCCTGAGGATCAAGTCGACAACGATGGTTCCAGAGGTGATGATGATGAACCATCCACATCATTTGATATGTCTTCAAGAACTTATGGAAGTGTCTCTGCAACGAAACATGAAACCCTTCCAGGAAGTTCCTCTCAGGTTTCAAAGGAATTTGAAAAATGCAAACAGTGTTCCTGCGTTGACGGCGATTCTCCCGTACCGTGTGGTCACTTTAACCTCTTACCCCCTCAGGTAATCACGCACATCTTCTCGTTTCTCACCGTTCGTGAACTGATTTGCACTGCAGCGTTGGTCTGTACACACTGGTGGAGAATGAGTCAGGCCTCCTGCCTGTGGCTTGAGATCCGACTGTGTGATCACAACGCCAGCGTTACCGACGAGGTGTTGATCAGTGTGGGCTCACGTCATCGCAGTGTCAGACTCCTGAACTTGTCCGACTGTCTGAAAATCACCAATAATGGACTGTCGAGGGCGCTGTCTTATTGTGGAGTACTGCGTGAACTGTATCTGATCAG ATGTTCCCAGCTGACTGAAGGAGCTTTTCTCTCTGTTGCCAAGCATTGCCTGAATCTGATCCATCTTGACTTATCAAGTTGCACTGGACTCACAGATCAATCCCTGAAGTCG ATTGCAGAGCAGTGTCCCCGATTACAGAAGTTGCGTTTAAAACAGTGCCCTCATATATCGGATTTGTCTCTGCAAGTTGTTGCGTCAAGCTGCCGACGACTGAAAGTACTAACATTGACGGATAATGACAAG ATAACGGACGTGACGCTTGAATCTCTCGCGACACACACTCACAACCTTGAGATCTTGTGTCTACAGAACTGTGGCATTCATCCTCCAGGAGTAATGCAGATAAGCAAG CTACAGCATCTTAAGAAGCTGGACCTGAGCAACCTGTCGACTCTCACACCAGAGGCTGTGAAATTAGTGGCCAAGCACTGTACATTGTTAGATACACTCAATCTGAGTCTGTCTAAGGAGGTGAGCGACGACAGCGTGTCGTGCGTCGCTGTGTCTTGTAAGAGGCTGTCGGTGCTCTTCCTCATCTCCTGTTCAATCACTGACAGAG CTTTGTTCAGTATCGGTGAGAACAGTCTGCAACTTGAGCACCTAGACATCAGCTGGTGTTCCTACATCACTGGCAAGGGTGCGGCCTTTGTATCCTCACGCTGCCCTCGCTTGAAATATCTTGGTTTGATACGCTGCAACAAAGTTAGCGACAACGTGGTAGAGGGGTTGGTGAACGATCATCCCGGTATACATTACAGCACATTCCTATTGGATAGCAAGAGACTGATTGATAAGGCCAGAGAACAGGGTTTCGTCACATTAGAATga